In Tenrec ecaudatus isolate mTenEca1 chromosome 4, mTenEca1.hap1, whole genome shotgun sequence, a single window of DNA contains:
- the LOC142446331 gene encoding olfactory receptor 5B12-like codes for MIPTENRTEVTEFILVGFTNDPEAHILLFITFFLIYLISLVGNLGMILLILLDFRLHTPMYLFLSSLSLADFGYSSAVTPKVMTGLLTGDNVISYNLCAAQFFFFGAFAVTESNLLVVMAYDRYAAVCKPLHYTTTMTANVCACLVIGSYVLGFLNAAIHTGNIFRLSFCRSNVIDHFFCDAPPLLAVSCSDRYITEVVIYIVVSINSFFSVMIILTSYIFIFTTILRMHSSEGRQKAFSTCASHLTAVSIFYGTVTFMYLQPSSGHSMDTDKMASVFYAIVIPMLNPLVYSLRNKEVKSAFLKTVGKAKSFKGIII; via the coding sequence ATGATCCCAACTGAGAACCGTACAGAAGTGACTGAGTTCATCCTTGTGGGGTTCACCAATGACCCAGAAGCGCACATCCTGCTTTTCATAACGTTTTTCCTCATCTACCTCATCAGTCTGGTTGGGAACCTGGGAATGATCCTGTTGATCCTGCTGGACTTCCGTCTCCACACTCCCATGTACTTATTCCTCAGCAGCCTCTCTCTGGCAGACTTTGGTTACTCCTCAGCTGTCACTCCCAAGGTAATGACAGGGCTTCTCACAGGAGACAACGTCATCTCCTATAATCTTTGTGCCGCTCAATTCTTCTTTTTTGGAGCTTTTGCTGTTACTGAAAGCAACCTTTTGGTTGTGATGGCTTATGATCGGTATGCAGCAGTGTGCAAACCCCTTCATTACACCACCACCATGACAGCAAATGTGTGTGCTTGTCTGGTCATAGGCTCCTATGTTTTGGGTTTCCTGAATGCTGCCATCCACACTGGGAACATTTTCAGGCTCTCCTTCTGTCGGTCCAATGTGATTGATCACTTTTTCTGCGATGCTCCTCCTCTTCtggctgtctcatgctctgacaGATACATCACAGAGGTAGTCATTTATATAGTGGTATCTATCAATTCCTTCTTCTCTGTCATGATAATATTgacttcatatatatttatatttactaCTATCCTGAGGATGCACTCCTCTGAAGGACGCCAGAAGGCTTTCTCCACCTGTGCGTCCCACCTCACTGCAGTGTCCATCTTCTATGGGACAGTCACCTTCATGTACCTGCAGCCAAGCTCCGGTCACTCTATGGACACAGACAAAATGGCCTCTGTGTTCTATGCCATCGTCATCCCCATGTTGAACCCCCTAGTGTACAGCTTGAGGAATAAAGAGGTCAAGAGTGCCTTTCTAAAAACTGTTGGGAAGGCAAAATCTTTTAAAGGAATCATAATTTAA